In a single window of the Olivibacter sp. SDN3 genome:
- a CDS encoding MFS transporter, whose protein sequence is MESTSQKATILPFLIVTFIYFLVGFLTTVNEQLQAPLQFTFLENSGRLKNTFTTLISFFFFLGYLINGTLGSKWVNAFGYKKTILRGLLFMIFGLCTYLLSSLVGYKYPNVSLQYGDATIPSGFFIFLLGSYLMGTSAAIIQVVVNPYVASYHLPGTQPVQRLNITTAVNSVGTTSAPFFVTAIIFSGISIEQIQVRQLIIPFIFIIGCIGIVFLMTKRVHLPDIAHTRAAVGEKLERSIWSFRHFALGVLAIFFYVGTEVAIGANINLHAFELMRSGHPITFFGRTDMVFGGLDLGIHALLSTLYWGGFLVGRSISSFFSNISARTQLTTTTVLATILALVSMITQNLWFLVAIGLLHSSMWSCIYSLAIKGLNKYTSKASGVFISAVFGGAVFTLVQGGLADILGSWRWTWTLTVVCELLMLYYARIGSRVKEKDIVN, encoded by the coding sequence ATGGAATCAACATCACAAAAGGCGACCATATTACCCTTCCTTATCGTAACCTTTATATATTTTCTCGTAGGTTTCTTGACTACGGTGAACGAACAGTTACAGGCACCTCTACAGTTTACTTTTCTCGAGAACTCAGGCAGGCTCAAAAATACCTTCACCACATTAATTTCTTTCTTTTTCTTTTTAGGTTACTTAATAAATGGAACATTGGGAAGTAAATGGGTAAATGCCTTTGGTTATAAAAAGACCATATTACGGGGTTTGTTATTCATGATTTTTGGCTTGTGTACGTATTTGTTATCTTCCCTTGTGGGATATAAGTACCCAAATGTGAGTTTACAGTATGGCGATGCTACTATTCCTTCTGGGTTTTTTATTTTCCTATTGGGGTCTTATTTAATGGGAACATCTGCAGCTATTATTCAGGTGGTTGTTAATCCTTATGTGGCGTCTTACCATCTGCCCGGAACCCAGCCTGTGCAGCGCTTAAATATTACAACTGCTGTTAACTCTGTAGGAACAACATCTGCTCCTTTTTTTGTTACGGCGATCATATTTAGTGGTATATCCATAGAACAAATACAGGTTCGGCAACTGATTATTCCTTTTATTTTTATTATCGGCTGTATAGGTATCGTATTTCTGATGACCAAGAGGGTTCATTTACCTGATATCGCCCATACCCGGGCGGCTGTAGGGGAGAAGTTGGAAAGAAGTATCTGGTCTTTTCGGCATTTCGCACTGGGAGTTCTTGCCATATTCTTTTATGTGGGGACTGAAGTGGCCATAGGGGCCAATATTAATCTGCATGCTTTCGAACTTATGCGTTCCGGTCATCCGATAACGTTTTTTGGGAGAACGGACATGGTATTTGGCGGGTTGGATTTGGGAATACATGCGTTGCTTTCCACCTTATATTGGGGTGGGTTTCTTGTGGGGCGGTCTATATCCAGTTTTTTCAGTAATATTTCAGCAAGAACACAACTCACTACCACAACGGTATTGGCAACCATACTCGCCCTTGTGAGTATGATAACACAAAATTTATGGTTTTTGGTCGCTATCGGTCTTTTACATTCATCGATGTGGAGCTGCATTTATTCGCTGGCAATTAAAGGGCTTAATAAATACACCTCAAAAGCCTCTGGTGTGTTTATATCGGCTGTTTTCGGAGGAGCAGTGTTCACCCTAGTACAAGGAGGGTTAGCCGATATACTGGGGTCTTGGCGATGGACTTGGACTTTAACTGTTGTATGTGAACTTTTGATGCTTTATTACGCTCGAATAGGGTCTCGTGTAAAAGAAAAAGATATTGTGAATTAG
- a CDS encoding carbon starvation protein A, whose product MEFLNGINALTLVFTSILIFAIAYRFYGIYLANKTLRLSNNHVTPAVEFADGKDYVATNRNVLFGHHFAAIAAAGPLVGPVLAAQFGYLPGTLWILIGCVLGGGVHDMVVLFASVRHKGQSLATIASKEIGTLTGTVAGFAILFILILTLAGLSLACINAMHEASWSLFTVLITMPIAILMGLIMRYRANSVLFASILGGVLLIAGIIGGHSLMQYEVIDKLFSWDIKTISVAIPLYGFLASVLPVWLLLVPRDYLSTYLKIGTIVMLAIGVVFIHPTLQMPAMTSFIHGGGPVIGGPVLPFIFIVIACGAISGFHAVIATGTTPKMIANEREILFVGYGAMLVEGFVALMALIAACTLMPGDYFAINTPKEGYDAFLAAHPSLHAVEIDYFSEKVGIDLHGRTGGAVSLAVGMAHIFNKIPGMDTLMAYWYNFAIMFEAVFILTAIDAGTRVGRFFLQEMLGTVLPKFNDQKWTPGVIISSLLFTFAWGYLVFTGNVSSIWPLFGISNQLLAACGLIVCTTMLIRLNRGKHALCAAIPGVFMAFITFWAGYIQVTTMYLPEGEFLLAILAIVAMILMLIVFVGAFRKWYQLLKMNSQEVDFYGENVKELVER is encoded by the coding sequence ATGGAATTTTTAAACGGTATCAACGCCCTCACTTTAGTCTTTACGTCTATATTGATTTTTGCGATAGCCTATCGTTTCTACGGTATTTATCTTGCAAATAAAACCTTGAGATTAAGCAATAATCACGTTACTCCAGCGGTGGAGTTCGCAGATGGGAAGGACTATGTGGCTACAAATAGGAATGTGCTTTTTGGGCACCACTTTGCCGCCATTGCGGCTGCTGGCCCCTTGGTTGGCCCTGTACTTGCTGCACAGTTCGGTTATCTGCCAGGAACCTTGTGGATACTAATCGGTTGCGTGCTGGGAGGTGGGGTACACGATATGGTTGTGCTTTTTGCATCGGTACGGCACAAAGGGCAAAGTTTGGCTACTATTGCTTCAAAGGAAATTGGCACTTTGACGGGAACGGTGGCCGGTTTTGCCATCTTGTTTATTCTGATCTTAACACTCGCAGGCCTTTCCTTGGCTTGTATCAACGCTATGCATGAAGCGTCCTGGTCGCTCTTTACTGTGCTAATTACTATGCCAATCGCTATCTTGATGGGTTTGATTATGAGGTATCGGGCCAATAGTGTGCTTTTTGCCAGCATCCTAGGCGGGGTGCTGCTCATTGCCGGAATCATTGGAGGTCACAGTCTGATGCAGTACGAGGTGATCGATAAGTTGTTCAGTTGGGATATCAAAACCATCTCCGTAGCTATACCACTTTACGGGTTTCTGGCCTCTGTACTTCCGGTATGGCTGCTGCTTGTTCCGCGCGATTACCTTTCTACCTACCTCAAAATAGGTACGATCGTGATGCTGGCCATTGGTGTTGTTTTCATTCATCCCACGCTGCAGATGCCTGCAATGACTTCTTTTATCCACGGTGGAGGACCGGTAATAGGCGGACCTGTGCTGCCGTTTATCTTTATCGTCATTGCTTGCGGGGCTATTTCTGGGTTCCATGCGGTGATTGCCACAGGGACGACACCAAAAATGATCGCCAATGAGCGTGAGATTCTCTTTGTAGGTTATGGCGCTATGTTGGTGGAAGGCTTCGTGGCCTTGATGGCATTGATTGCTGCCTGTACCTTAATGCCGGGTGACTATTTTGCCATCAATACGCCTAAGGAAGGTTACGATGCTTTTTTGGCCGCTCACCCGTCTCTACATGCAGTTGAAATTGATTATTTCTCAGAGAAGGTGGGGATTGATCTTCACGGTCGGACGGGCGGAGCAGTTTCCCTTGCTGTAGGGATGGCACATATCTTTAATAAAATTCCTGGCATGGATACGCTCATGGCATATTGGTACAATTTTGCGATTATGTTTGAAGCAGTTTTTATCCTCACCGCTATCGATGCTGGTACCCGTGTTGGTCGTTTCTTCCTACAGGAGATGCTCGGAACCGTGTTACCTAAATTCAATGATCAAAAGTGGACACCGGGAGTTATTATCAGCAGCTTGCTCTTTACTTTCGCCTGGGGTTATTTGGTCTTTACTGGAAATGTAAGTAGCATCTGGCCACTTTTTGGTATCAGTAACCAACTACTTGCAGCATGTGGATTAATCGTTTGTACCACAATGTTGATCCGTTTAAATCGAGGGAAGCACGCCTTATGTGCCGCAATACCAGGTGTATTCATGGCCTTTATAACCTTTTGGGCCGGGTATATTCAAGTAACAACCATGTATCTTCCGGAGGGCGAATTTTTGCTGGCCATTCTGGCTATAGTTGCAATGATATTGATGTTAATCGTATTTGTTGGCGCATTCCGGAAATGGTATCAATTGCTCAAAATGAACAGCCAAGAGGTCGATTTTTACGGAGAAAACGTAAAGGAGCTTGTAGAACGATAA
- a CDS encoding DUF4256 domain-containing protein, translating into MNSKKKELSSEQAEELLSTLKERFEKNRDRHKNIEWTNVQAKLETNTDKLCSLHFMERTGGEPDVVSYDKKTDEYLFYDCAAESPKGRRSICYDRKALEARKTHKPANTAKDMAAEMGIELLTEEQYQELQQLGEFDTKTSSWIETPDDVRKLGGAIFGDSRFGRVFVYHNGADSYYGARGFRGSLRV; encoded by the coding sequence ATGAATAGCAAAAAAAAGGAATTGTCATCGGAACAAGCCGAAGAATTACTCAGCACATTGAAAGAACGTTTTGAAAAAAACAGGGATCGTCATAAAAATATTGAATGGACTAACGTGCAAGCAAAGCTAGAAACTAATACTGACAAGCTATGTTCTCTCCATTTCATGGAGAGAACTGGTGGTGAACCAGATGTTGTTAGTTATGATAAAAAGACGGATGAATACCTGTTTTATGATTGTGCAGCAGAAAGCCCTAAAGGCCGTAGAAGCATTTGTTACGACCGCAAGGCGCTAGAAGCAAGGAAAACGCATAAACCGGCTAATACCGCTAAGGATATGGCAGCGGAAATGGGTATTGAGCTGTTAACGGAAGAGCAATATCAGGAGTTGCAGCAACTAGGGGAATTTGATACGAAAACATCTAGCTGGATAGAAACGCCTGATGATGTAAGAAAACTTGGGGGTGCTATCTTTGGTGATTCGCGCTTCGGCCGCGTCTTTGTATACCACAATGGCGCGGACTCTTATTATGGCGCTAGAGGATTCCGTGGTTCGCTAAGAGTTTAA
- a CDS encoding DoxX family protein, with product MKKRDKIIYWIATIWLALGMLSTGIVQLIKMEEEVEVTTKLGYPIYFLTILGIWKLLGVVTVLIPNFALLKEWAYAGFFFAMSGAIFSHIASGDSVNELFPPLLLLILTIVSWYFRPANRKIVSLINK from the coding sequence ATGAAAAAACGGGATAAAATTATCTATTGGATTGCTACCATTTGGCTTGCATTGGGAATGCTTTCAACTGGAATCGTGCAATTAATTAAAATGGAAGAAGAGGTAGAGGTTACAACAAAATTAGGCTACCCCATCTATTTCTTAACCATACTCGGTATCTGGAAACTGTTGGGAGTCGTAACCGTACTTATTCCTAACTTTGCTTTACTAAAAGAATGGGCTTATGCAGGCTTTTTCTTTGCCATGTCTGGAGCGATATTTTCACATATCGCATCGGGTGATTCGGTGAATGAACTATTTCCACCGTTGTTATTACTAATCCTGACGATAGTATCATGGTATTTCAGACCTGCAAATAGAAAAATCGTCTCTTTAATCAATAAATAG
- a CDS encoding RNA polymerase sigma factor yields the protein MMNKETGIISNLFRQEFSKMVAVISKGYGLQYIELAEDIVSETFLVATESWKQKGIPPNPAAWLYTVAKQKTNYHFRRNRILNDKVIPQLQTGQEIAEEIAEVNFSTQHIKDSQLQMLFAICNPAIASEAQIGLALRVLCGFGIEEIAEAFLTNKETINKRLFRAKERLRTEKIKMEFPADSEVSNRLDNALHIIYLLFNEGYYSKTQNQLLQKELCREAMRLGVMLIENESTNNPKTNALMALMCFHASRFDARQSSEDDFVLYENQDENSWNKELINQGMYFLSRSATGNEITSYHLEAKIAHSHCSKADTKEKWEEILQLYNQLLLVNYSPAVALNRTYALYKADGKEKALKEAEKLKLTNNHFYFVLLGELYKEIDDNKATESFRRAFALAKTDTERKIITRRMQVIDTEK from the coding sequence ATGATGAACAAAGAAACCGGAATTATTTCCAACTTGTTCCGACAGGAATTTTCTAAAATGGTTGCTGTTATCAGTAAGGGCTACGGCCTACAGTACATCGAATTAGCCGAAGATATCGTAAGTGAGACATTTTTAGTGGCAACAGAATCATGGAAGCAGAAAGGAATACCACCCAACCCTGCCGCATGGCTCTATACCGTTGCCAAGCAAAAAACAAATTACCATTTCCGCAGAAACAGAATCTTAAACGATAAAGTGATTCCACAATTACAAACCGGTCAGGAAATAGCAGAAGAAATTGCCGAAGTAAATTTTTCAACGCAGCATATAAAAGACAGCCAGCTGCAAATGCTCTTTGCCATTTGTAATCCGGCCATTGCAAGTGAAGCACAAATAGGTTTGGCGTTGCGTGTACTATGCGGTTTTGGTATTGAAGAAATTGCGGAAGCGTTTCTCACCAATAAAGAAACGATCAATAAAAGGTTGTTCAGAGCAAAAGAAAGATTGCGGACGGAAAAAATTAAAATGGAATTTCCCGCCGATAGTGAAGTCAGCAATCGCCTTGATAATGCTCTGCACATTATTTACCTGCTTTTCAACGAAGGATACTATTCCAAAACTCAAAATCAGCTATTACAGAAAGAATTATGCCGTGAAGCTATGCGATTGGGCGTTATGCTTATCGAAAACGAAAGTACAAATAACCCTAAAACAAATGCGCTCATGGCATTGATGTGCTTTCATGCGTCGAGGTTCGATGCACGGCAAAGCAGTGAAGATGATTTTGTGCTATATGAAAATCAAGATGAAAATAGCTGGAATAAGGAGCTTATCAATCAAGGGATGTATTTCCTTAGCCGATCGGCAACAGGGAATGAAATCACTTCTTACCACCTTGAAGCTAAAATTGCCCATAGCCACTGTTCCAAAGCTGATACAAAAGAAAAATGGGAAGAAATTTTGCAATTATATAATCAGTTGCTTTTGGTAAACTACTCTCCTGCTGTTGCGCTCAACCGTACTTATGCTTTATATAAAGCCGATGGAAAAGAGAAGGCATTGAAGGAAGCAGAGAAATTAAAACTGACAAATAATCATTTCTACTTTGTTTTGCTCGGCGAATTATACAAAGAGATAGACGATAACAAAGCAACCGAAAGTTTTCGACGGGCATTTGCACTTGCAAAAACCGATACGGAAAGGAAAATCATTACAAGACGAATGCAGGTAATTGATACGGAGAAATAG
- a CDS encoding YciI family protein, translating to MLLFRMPNDVDDSEVTPEEWEKLGKKWGDWVGGIAAQGKVVSTGPRLEPTGKVLKKSGVVTDGPFVEVREILGGFLRIKADSLDEATTLAHGCPAIDQGGSVEIRPVYVQP from the coding sequence ATGTTACTTTTTCGCATGCCCAACGATGTTGATGATAGTGAGGTTACTCCTGAAGAATGGGAGAAACTCGGTAAAAAATGGGGAGATTGGGTCGGCGGTATTGCAGCACAGGGAAAAGTAGTAAGCACAGGACCAAGGCTGGAGCCCACAGGCAAAGTACTGAAGAAGAGCGGCGTCGTTACTGACGGTCCTTTTGTGGAAGTCCGTGAGATTCTTGGTGGCTTTTTAAGAATTAAAGCTGATAGTTTGGATGAAGCCACAACACTAGCTCACGGCTGCCCAGCCATTGATCAGGGAGGCAGTGTTGAAATCAGACCAGTTTATGTGCAGCCCTAA
- the katG gene encoding catalase/peroxidase HPI produces MESKDINKCPFHGTQPKQGVGGSGTRNQDWWPNQLKLSILRQHSALSNPMDEEFNYAEAFKSLDLEAVKQDLHTLMTDSQDWWPADFGHYGPLFIRMAWHSAGTYRVGDGRGGAGAGQQRFAPLNSWPDNVSLDKARRLLWPIKQKYGRKISWADLLILAGNIALESMGFKTFGFAGGREDTWEPEEDVYWGAETTWLGGDVRYAHGSEGVEEDHGVLVSDDDADGDIHSRNLEKPLAAVQMGLIYVNPEGPDGNPDPIAAAKDIRDTFGRMAMDDEETVALIAGGHSFGKTHGAAPATHVGKEPEAAEIELQGLGWSSSYGTGKGADTITSGLEVIWTKTPTQWSNNFFENLFGFEWELTKSPAGAHQWVAKNAGDIIPDAFDASKRHAPTMLTTDLSLRLDPGFEKISRHFLENPEAFADAFARAWFKLTHRDMGPRSRYLGPDVPEEELIWQDPIPAVDHLLVDANDIAALKAKILGAGLDSSALVSTAWASASTFRASDKRGGANGARIRLAPQKDWEVNNPAQLAKVLDALKSIQQEFNATQTGDKKVSLADLIILAGSAAIEKAAQNAGHNITVPFTPGRMDASQEQTDVDSIGFLVPIADGFRNYRKKGFPASTEALLVDKAQLLGLSAPELTVLVGGMRVLDTNFDGSAHGIFTKTPGTLTNDFFVNLLDMSTAWKAASEDNELYQGHDRATGQPKWTATRADLVFGSNAELRAIAEVYGSTDAKDKFVKDFVAAWTKVMDADRFDLV; encoded by the coding sequence ATGGAATCAAAAGACATCAATAAATGTCCATTTCATGGCACACAACCAAAGCAAGGTGTTGGTGGTAGTGGTACCAGAAATCAAGACTGGTGGCCTAATCAATTAAAATTAAGCATTCTACGTCAACACTCTGCTCTATCTAATCCGATGGACGAGGAGTTTAACTATGCAGAAGCGTTTAAAAGCCTGGATCTCGAAGCTGTAAAACAAGACCTTCATACGCTTATGACAGACTCACAGGACTGGTGGCCGGCAGATTTTGGTCACTATGGCCCGTTGTTTATACGTATGGCGTGGCATAGTGCTGGCACCTATCGCGTAGGTGATGGACGTGGTGGTGCCGGAGCAGGACAGCAACGCTTTGCACCCCTAAATAGTTGGCCCGACAATGTAAGTCTTGATAAAGCGCGCAGGTTACTTTGGCCTATCAAACAGAAATATGGCCGTAAGATTTCGTGGGCCGACCTGCTAATCCTTGCAGGTAATATAGCGCTTGAATCAATGGGTTTTAAAACATTTGGATTTGCCGGCGGACGCGAAGATACGTGGGAACCTGAAGAGGATGTGTATTGGGGTGCTGAAACTACATGGTTGGGAGGCGACGTGCGTTATGCCCATGGCTCTGAAGGTGTAGAGGAAGATCACGGTGTGCTTGTATCAGACGACGATGCAGATGGTGATATACACTCTCGCAATCTAGAAAAACCCCTTGCTGCCGTACAGATGGGATTGATCTACGTAAACCCGGAAGGTCCAGACGGCAACCCCGATCCCATTGCAGCCGCTAAAGACATCCGTGATACCTTCGGTCGTATGGCAATGGACGACGAAGAAACGGTTGCGCTGATTGCAGGTGGGCACAGCTTTGGTAAAACACACGGTGCCGCGCCTGCAACACATGTGGGAAAAGAGCCCGAAGCTGCAGAAATAGAATTGCAAGGGCTCGGCTGGAGTAGCAGTTACGGCACAGGTAAGGGGGCAGATACCATTACCAGTGGTCTGGAGGTTATATGGACCAAAACACCTACTCAGTGGAGCAATAATTTTTTCGAAAACCTATTTGGTTTTGAATGGGAATTAACTAAAAGCCCTGCTGGTGCACATCAATGGGTGGCAAAAAATGCAGGTGATATTATCCCCGATGCATTTGATGCTTCAAAAAGGCATGCGCCTACGATGCTCACCACCGATCTTTCTTTACGACTTGACCCCGGATTTGAAAAGATATCAAGGCATTTTCTCGAAAATCCGGAAGCATTTGCCGACGCATTTGCCCGTGCATGGTTTAAACTTACGCATCGTGACATGGGGCCTCGCAGTCGCTATCTCGGTCCGGACGTACCTGAAGAAGAACTGATTTGGCAAGACCCTATCCCTGCTGTTGATCATCTACTAGTAGATGCTAATGATATTGCGGCACTGAAAGCAAAAATCCTTGGTGCAGGCTTAGACTCATCGGCGTTGGTATCTACAGCCTGGGCCTCTGCTTCTACCTTCCGAGCATCGGATAAACGTGGTGGTGCTAATGGTGCACGCATTCGCCTTGCGCCTCAAAAAGATTGGGAGGTGAATAATCCTGCTCAGCTCGCCAAAGTATTGGATGCACTGAAAAGTATTCAGCAGGAATTTAATGCAACGCAAACTGGAGATAAAAAAGTCTCTCTGGCTGATTTAATTATATTGGCTGGTTCTGCTGCGATTGAAAAAGCTGCCCAAAATGCCGGGCACAATATTACTGTTCCATTTACACCGGGCAGAATGGATGCTTCTCAGGAACAAACAGATGTAGACTCTATTGGCTTCCTAGTGCCCATAGCAGATGGTTTCCGAAACTATCGCAAGAAGGGGTTCCCCGCATCTACAGAAGCACTACTGGTTGACAAAGCACAACTGCTAGGGCTCTCCGCTCCTGAGCTTACGGTGCTGGTAGGTGGCATGCGCGTACTGGATACAAATTTTGATGGTTCTGCTCATGGCATTTTCACAAAAACTCCCGGAACATTAACGAACGATTTTTTTGTTAACCTGCTCGATATGAGCACTGCATGGAAAGCAGCTTCTGAAGATAACGAGCTGTACCAGGGCCATGATAGAGCGACAGGGCAACCTAAATGGACAGCCACCCGCGCCGATTTGGTATTTGGTTCAAACGCTGAACTGAGAGCTATTGCTGAAGTATATGGAAGTACCGATGCGAAGGATAAATTTGTGAAAGACTTTGTAGCTGCATGGACCAAGGTGATGGACGCGGATAGGTTTGACCTTGTATAA
- a CDS encoding TQO small subunit DoxA domain-containing protein, translating into MNEKGVILKMLNGADLSKFSKEHIYNHYVAKIKPGKHSLVIPLGAKADLIMRMGDILLEKTKPI; encoded by the coding sequence TTGAACGAAAAGGGCGTAATTTTAAAAATGCTAAATGGAGCTGACCTTTCAAAATTTTCAAAGGAGCATATTTATAACCATTACGTTGCTAAAATAAAACCGGGAAAACACAGTTTAGTGATACCCTTGGGAGCCAAAGCAGACTTAATCATGCGAATGGGAGACATTCTCTTAGAAAAGACGAAACCTATATAG
- a CDS encoding cupin domain-containing protein, producing MTSAYPWHLHPNSDETFIGMEGIVIIETYQERYELTPGSSITIPRNVPHRTKPKGDRSVNLTVERANIETHYMEEEQ from the coding sequence ATGACAAGTGCATACCCATGGCATCTGCATCCTAACTCCGACGAAACCTTCATTGGCATGGAAGGAATAGTAATTATTGAAACTTACCAAGAGAGATACGAACTAACGCCTGGCAGTTCGATCACCATCCCTCGGAATGTTCCACATCGCACGAAGCCAAAAGGCGATCGAAGCGTCAACCTCACTGTAGAGCGTGCTAACATAGAAACGCACTATATGGAAGAAGAACAATGA